ccgccgccgcgaccaccTACCCCACGCGCtagcgctcctccgccgcctcccagaCCCGCCGTCCCCGCGCCTCCTGCTCCCGGTCCTCCTCGCtgtgctccgcctccgccggccaCCTCAGCTTTTTCTCTCCACCTTCAACTCCCTCTTCGTCTCCGGCCCCAGCCCCCTGCCGCTCCACCCtcagctcctcctccgcctcctcagcgtcctctcctccaccgcctcccaCTTCCTGTCCGCGCTACACCTTCTCCGCCTCGTCTCCTCGCGGCTACCCCTCCCCtcaccgctcgtcctcgcctcccACAACTTGCTAATCGAGGCCGCTGCTCGTTCCGGTCACGTCGCCGTTTCACTCTCCCTCTTCCACCGTATCCGCTCACTTAATGTATCCCCCGACGCCGACTCCTACCGCATTCTTACCCAGTCACTCTGCCGCAAGGCCCAGGTCCGCACTGCGGCTACACTGCTCGACGAAATGCTGCACAGGGGCATCCCCGCCGATCCGCTGGCGTACACCACCGTGTTGAACGCCCTGTGCCGCAAGAAGCAGCTCCTAGAGGCATATCGCTTGCTCTGTCTCATGCGAGGCCGTGGAGTTTCCCCTGACATTGTGCattcaggggcggagccaggaagttgattttttcattattagtGGGGGCCAAtcatacaaatttatataaaaaattaatcaaaatttaaatttctaatgtaaatttggggaccatggggggccaggcccctgtccgccccccctgtctccgcccctaTGTGCATTA
This portion of the Panicum virgatum strain AP13 chromosome 2N, P.virgatum_v5, whole genome shotgun sequence genome encodes:
- the LOC120661354 gene encoding pentatricopeptide repeat-containing protein At4g01400, mitochondrial-like, with the protein product MSMLPSPPAISPARLHKLVTSQPDPLLALELVNVTSPTTTPHPATLHSLLLRLARRRDHLPHALALLRRLPDPPSPRLLLPVLLAVLRLRRPPQLFLSTFNSLFVSGPSPLPLHPQLLLRLLSVLSSTASHFLSALHLLRLVSSRLPLPSPLVLASHNLLIEAAARSGHVAVSLSLFHRIRSLNVSPDADSYRILTQSLCRKAQVRTAATLLDEMLHRGIPADPLAYTTVLNALCRKKQLLEAYRLLCLMRGRGVSPDIVHYNTVIVGMCREGRPLDACKVVGDMVESGCTPNAATYVTLVNGLCVSGLYEKAETYLVDMVGKGLVPHFCVSLSYQGLLCSWQS